One Acropora palmata chromosome 2, jaAcrPala1.3, whole genome shotgun sequence genomic window carries:
- the LOC141864745 gene encoding UPF0047 protein YjbQ-like codes for MAVSGATVWFQTVLHIRARPRGVHVITEEIEKIPELKKYKVGLAHLLLQHTSASICINECWDPSVRADMEMMLNRLVPEHGPPYKHTLEGPDDMPGHVKTALVGPSVTVPITNGKLNLGTWQGIWLCEHRNHAGSRKIVVTLQGVQ; via the exons ATGGCGGTGAGCGGCGCAACTGTATGGTTTCAAACAGTATTACACATCAGAGCAAGACCTCGCGGCGTTCACGTAATTACagaagaaatcgaaaaaataccagagctaaaaaaatataagGTCGGACTTGCTCATTTATTACTACAACATACCTCTGCCAGCATTTGTATTAATGAATGCTGGGACCCGTCTGTTAGAGCTGATATGGAGATGATGTTAAATCGTCTTGTTCCAGAGCATGGACCGCCTTACAAACATACTCTCGAGGGACCAGATGATATGCCAG GACATGTCAAAACTGCACTTGTTGGTCCAAGTGTGACAGTTCCAATCACCAATGGAAAACTTAATCTTGGAACTTGGCAGGGAATCTGGCTTTGTGAACACAGGAATCATGCAGGATCCAGAAAAATCGTGGTAACTCTTCAAGGAGTGCAATAA
- the LOC141864668 gene encoding uncharacterized protein LOC141864668, whose translation MMRLKIRWALTRMALIISVLLIVQFLSQMGLLTIKNPDCEQMSLVQKSGMVQGDQENDYGQQIEAKQVRAPFTQEPKTMKLSDSLSYDSSGGKDTEKLADYLNRLVAELSETRQSLVRSALHYHRLGKHIEDLNRVIHFLDGKTTPREQFPGQKSYKDVKHKKEVCPEKFMGKSLAYGYPFFRKGFQRVECSEFVPIDQLVTLLMTFPGELSPQNRFKFLEGAAKYYPNLRIVVASKENRPYDDLTKLKLNLKNMVVKDPAHGETWTKMLQEVTTPYALFAPEVTHFTDDIELERLVRMLSYNEDAVVAGGSHRNLRGEWDIGCLQVTFRNWTAFFRGGYYRSFSECVVCDLLSGPFMVKTEAFRELGLDKSLPFGVFHDIFWRLKSKHPEKVVFSCPDVMFNVYSRDIPDERYAPLATKWNVKKWVESSGRVRWYGCRRGISYAISRSCSFDTGFAVPPCDLENLADAIKFVMRECEEAGLFCELQEGTLLGAVKFNKVLPWERDADITFLTGNYTAFKRLQSKFTEAGYTLTSDDASLWCCVDGRQAGGKFRVGTTHWSLELYGQHMMESEGLVASGQKPTKVHFAGQWVTVMRNPGLFARNRYGPHVYKHAEHWMDMGHDTGWAFYRPGKFKTCAFPGHSACLDQFPADGNIQFSDYPLL comes from the exons ATGATGCGATTAAAAATTCGTTGGGCCCTTACAAGAATGGCTCTTATCATATCGGTTTTACTAATCGTGCAGTTTCTTAGTCAAATGGGGTTGCTAACGATAAAAAATCCCGATTGTGAACAGATGAGTCTTGTTCAGAAAAGTGGCATGGTCCAAGGAGATCAAGAAAACGATTATGGGCAACAAATTGAGGCTAAACAAGTCAGAGCTCCTTTCACCCAAGAACCTAAAACTATGAAACTCTCGGATTCACTGAGTTATGATTCTAGTGGCGGTAAAGACACAGAGAAGCTTGCCGATTATCTAAATCGTTTAGTTGCTGAACTCTCTGAAACAAGACAAAGTTTGGTGCGGTCGGCGCTTCATTATCATCGCCTAGGAAAACATATAGAGGATTTGAATCGAGTTATACATTTTTTAGATGGAAAAACGACACCTCGCGAACAATTTCCTGGACAAAAATCCTACAAAGATGTCAAGCATAAGAAGGAAGTTTGTCCAGAAAAATTCATGGGAAAATCTTTGGCGTATGGGTATCCATTCTTTAGGAAAGGCTTTCAGCGAGTTGAATGCTCAGAATTTGTTCCAATTGATCAATTAGTAACACTTTTGATGACTTTCCccggtgaactttcaccccaaaACAGGTTCAAATTTCTTGAAGGAGCCGCAAAGTATTATCCAAACCTACGTATCGTCGTCGCGTCGAAAGAGAACCGTCCCTACGACGATctgacaaaattgaaattgaaccTTAAGAATATGGTCGTCAAAGATCCCGCTCATGGGGAAACCTGGACCAAAATGCTACAGGAAGTAACCACACCCTATGCACTTTTTGCACCAGAAGTAACGCATTTCACCGACGACATAGAGCTTGAGCGCCTCGTTCGCATGCTAAGTTACAACGAGGATGCAGTCGTTGCCGGCGGGAGCCATCGCAATTTACGAGGAGAGTGGGACATCGGCTGCCTTCAAGTCACATTTAGGAATTGGACTGCATTTTTTAGGGGAGGATATTATCGCTCGTTTTCGGAATGTGTGGTTTGTGATCTGCTTTCTGGTCCATTTATGGTGAAGACTGAGGCATTCAGGGAGCTTGGCCTAGATAAAAG TCTCCCTTTTGGTGTCTTTCACGATATCTTCTGGCGTCTGAAAAGTAAACACCCTGAAAAGGTAGTCTTCAGTTGCCCCGATGTTATGTTCAATGTCTACTCGCGGGACATCCCGGATGAGAGATATGCACCTTTGGCAACAAAATGGAACGTAAAGAAATGGGTGGAGTCCAGTGGTAGAGTCCGCTGGTACGGTTGTAGACGCGGCATTTCATATGCTATTTCAAGGTCGTGCAGCTTTGATACGGGGTTTGCAGTCCCACCATGTGATTTAGAGAATCTTGCCGATGCTATTAAATTCGTCATGAGGGAATGTGAGGAAGCGGGGCTATTTTGCGAACTTCAAGAAGGAACATTACTAG GTGCTGTCAAATTTAACAAAGTCTTACCCTGGGAACGAGACGCAGACATCACCTTTTTAACAGGGAACTACACCGCGTTCAAGCGACTTCAGTCAAAATTCACAGAGGCTGGTTACACGTTGACCAGCGACGATGCTTCATTATGGTGCTGTGTGGACGGGCGACAGGCTGGGGGCAAGTTTCGAGTGGGTACCACACACTGGTCGTTAGAACTGTATGGTCAGCACATGATGGAGTCAGAGGGTCTTGTGGCGAGCGGGCAGAAGCCTACAAAAGTACACTTTGCCGGACAATGGGTTACTGTCATGCGCAATCCAGGACTTTTCGCTCGTAATCGATATGGCCCTCACGTGTACAAACACGCAGAGCACTGGATGGACATGGGGCACGATACCGGATGGGCCTTTTATCGAccaggcaaattcaaaacatgtGCCTTTCCAGGTCACTCTGCGTGCCTTGACCAGTTTCCTGCAGATGGCAATATTCAGTTTAGTGACTACCCCCTCCTTTGA
- the LOC141864698 gene encoding G-protein coupled receptor 26-like, with the protein MVFLSRAEVFTFAPILFCMTLAALVMNFLVCLVVYRSKELRKHISSVFVVNLAICDFFMAVFAMPYSFGAVIANRWPFGAFWCQTSAFWNMVLGLAAVLTLALISADRYIAVCKPLQYRAKMTLQRALVMISVVWLQSMIFSLIPIGFGWYGFNTRYFFCTFPSNLRDVNYLVFTTATYAANVGLSLLIMLVTYYKIFNVAKLHSRRIGHAVISAVHFGPVRPPIGMETSRHREFKAARKILFVIGAFLCCLAPYTSLRILELTNNGVSLSVSVTIALRWIAFLKSAIDPFIYGLLQRRFRRALLELFLGTQRARIVRGSLPCGPGPIRLDIRARRHSQSETGTFVTVATNRTSIEE; encoded by the coding sequence ATGGTCTTCCTCTCAAGGGCAGAAGTTTTTACCTTCGCCCCGATTTTATTCTGTATGACCCTTGCTGCGCTGGTCATGAATTTCCTCGTTTGTTTAGTCGTTTATCGTAGCAAGGAACTTCGCAAGCATATATCTAGCGTATTCGTGGTAAACCTCGCTATTTGTGACTTTTTTATGGCTGTTTTCGCCATGCCGTATTCGTTCGGAGCTGTGATAGCGAACCGGTGGCCTTTTGGCGCTTTTTGGTGTCAAACAAGCGCTTTTTGGAACATGGTTTTAGGTCTGGCGGCAGTTTTGACTCTTGCGTTGATTTCCGCAGATCGGTACATAGCAGTTTGTAAACCTCTCCAGTACCGCGCAAAAATGACGCTACAACGCGCGCTTGTAATGATATCGGTCGTATGGCTACAATCTATGATTTTTTCCTTGATACCGATTGGATTCGGTTGGTACGGATTTAATACACGTTATTTCTTCTGTACTTTCCCTTCTAATTTGCGTGATGTGAACTACCTGGTATTTACTACGGCCACTTATGCAGCGAATGTGGGACTTTCACTTCTTATCATGCTGGTTACTTACTATAAAATTTTCAACGTGGCAAAACTTCATTCTAGGCGAATAGGACACGCTGTGATAAGTGCTGTTCACTTTGGGCCAGTTCGCCCACCGATAGGCATGGAAACAAGTCGTCACAGGGAGTTCAAGGCGGCACGAAAAATACTTTTTGTGATCGGAGCATTTTTGTGCTGCCTGGCACCATACACAAGCTTACGCATACTTGAGCTCACCAACAATGGAGTTTCGCTTTCGGTGTCTGTAACTATTGCGTTAAGATGGATTGCGTTTTTAAAGAGCGCTATCGACCCCTTTATTTATGGTCTTTTGCAAAGACGATTCCGACGCGCCTTATTGGAATTATTTCTTGGTACTCAAAGAGCTCGAATTGTTAGGGGCTCCCTGCCGTGTGGCCCCGGTCCCATTAGACTCGATATTAGGGCAAGAAGACACTCGCAAAGCGAAACAGGAACATTTGTTACCGTTGCCACGAACAGAACTTCAATCGAAGAATGA